In Musa acuminata AAA Group cultivar baxijiao chromosome BXJ3-9, Cavendish_Baxijiao_AAA, whole genome shotgun sequence, a single genomic region encodes these proteins:
- the LOC103998298 gene encoding ankyrin repeat domain-containing protein EMB506, chloroplastic, translating to MLELAMVAGAGLSSSSFHLLHLRPSSAFRSLNPLLPPKPPLILSSSSRAAVRAHSFAGNFEWHGSAARAKRGSDGFWEDPDDGYDSELEEVDQELEDEEGEEVSGDQGDATISTVSQYDDLVKEVDLILEPEEKVILQRNEVPDLSKISTMKWNPFHSLALSGQIPFMDKLLEDGSTDIDCLDKDGFTALHKAIIGKKEAVISHLLRRGANPQVKDPDGATPLHYAVQVGAMQTVKLLIKYKVDVNVADNDGWTPLHVAIQTRSRDIAKVLLVNGADKTRRNKDGKTPLDLSLCFGKDFKSYELAKLLKLVPANRNF from the exons ATGCTTGAGctagcgatggtggcgggagcggggttatcttcttcttccttccaccTTCTCCACCTCCGGCCTTCTTCTGCCTTCCGTAGCTTGAACCCACTGCTACCTCCAAAACCTCCTCTTATCCTGTCGTCTTCTTCGCGGGCAGCCGTCAGGGCTCATTCTTTTGCGGGGAATTTCGAGTGGCACGGCTCCGCCGCCCGCGCCAAACGGGGCTCTGATGGATTCTGGGAGGATCCGGATGATGGATATGACAGCGAGTTGGAAGAGGTGGATCAAGAACTTGAGGATGAGGAAGGGGAGGAAGTCAGTGGTGATCAGGGAGACGCTACGATTTCCACTGTGTCCCAATATGACGATCTCGTCAAAG AAGTTGACCTGATATTAGAGCCAGAAGAGAAGGTTATTTTGCAACGGAACGAAGTCCCAGACCTTAGCAAAATATCAACT ATGAAGTGGAACCCATTTCATAGTCTAGCATTGTCAGGTCAGATTCCCTTCATGGATAAACTACTTGAGGATGGTAGTACAGATATTGATTGTCTTGACAAG GATGGCTTCACAGCTCTTCATAAAGCTATTATTGGCAAAAAGGAGGCTGTTATCAGTCATCTCCTAAGGAGAGGTGCAAATCCTCAAGTGAAAGATCCG GATGGTGCTACGCCACTCCATTATGCGGTTCAAGTTGGTGCAATGCAAACTGTGAAGTTGCTAATAAAATATAAAGTTGATGTGAATGTTGCAGATAAT GATGGTTGGACACCATTACATGTGGCAATACAAACTAGATCTAGAGATATAGCAAAGGTATTGCTGGTAAATGGTGCTGATAAGACAAGAAGAAACAAG GATGGAAAGACACCTTTGGATCTAAGCTTATGCTTTGGGAAAGATTTCAAGTCCTATGAGCTTGCAAAGCTTCTTAAGCTTGTTCCGGCAAACAGGAATTTCTGA
- the LOC135648574 gene encoding uncharacterized protein LOC135648574 isoform X2 — translation MGNCQAAEVATVVIQHPGGRVERLYWPTSAADVMKSNPGYHVALVTLYVSETKTDGGGGGAGTVRFTRVRLLKPRDMLLLGQVYRLITSQVAKALRQRKYEKLKKNQAESIRKQQQQQQHGTNDQCADPARQEKEEDSDATHQATNQERDRQKSRTQVAARGRHWRPSLQSISEAGS, via the exons ATGGGGAATTGCCAGGCAGCGGAGGTGGCCACGGTGGTGATCCAGCACCCCGGCGGGCGGGTGGAGCGGCTTTACTGGCCGACGAGCGCGGCGGATGTCATGAAGAGCAACCCGGGCTACCACGTCGCCCTCGTCACCCTCTACGTCTCGGAGACGAAGacggacggcggcggcggcggtgccgGCACCGTGCGGTTCACCCGCGTGCGGCTGCTCAAGCCCAGGGACATGCTCCTGCTCGGCCAAGTTTACCGGCTCATCACCTCCCAAG TTGCAAAGGCTCTGAGGCAAAGGAAGTATGAGAAGCTCAAGAAAAACCAGGCTGAATCGATCAGaaaacagcaacagcagcagcagcatggaACAAACGATCAGTGTGCAGATCCTGCTCGACAGGAAAAAGAGGAGGATTCAGATGCCACACATCAG GCAACAAATCAGGAGAGGGATCGGCAAAAGAGCAGAACGCAGGTGGCGGCAAGAGGCCGCCATTGGCGTCCTTCGCTTCAGAGCATCTCAGAAGCTGGGAGCTAA
- the LOC135648574 gene encoding uncharacterized protein LOC135648574 isoform X1: protein MGNCQAAEVATVVIQHPGGRVERLYWPTSAADVMKSNPGYHVALVTLYVSETKTDGGGGGAGTVRFTRVRLLKPRDMLLLGQVYRLITSQEVAKALRQRKYEKLKKNQAESIRKQQQQQQHGTNDQCADPARQEKEEDSDATHQATNQERDRQKSRTQVAARGRHWRPSLQSISEAGS, encoded by the exons ATGGGGAATTGCCAGGCAGCGGAGGTGGCCACGGTGGTGATCCAGCACCCCGGCGGGCGGGTGGAGCGGCTTTACTGGCCGACGAGCGCGGCGGATGTCATGAAGAGCAACCCGGGCTACCACGTCGCCCTCGTCACCCTCTACGTCTCGGAGACGAAGacggacggcggcggcggcggtgccgGCACCGTGCGGTTCACCCGCGTGCGGCTGCTCAAGCCCAGGGACATGCTCCTGCTCGGCCAAGTTTACCGGCTCATCACCTCCCAAG AAGTTGCAAAGGCTCTGAGGCAAAGGAAGTATGAGAAGCTCAAGAAAAACCAGGCTGAATCGATCAGaaaacagcaacagcagcagcagcatggaACAAACGATCAGTGTGCAGATCCTGCTCGACAGGAAAAAGAGGAGGATTCAGATGCCACACATCAG GCAACAAATCAGGAGAGGGATCGGCAAAAGAGCAGAACGCAGGTGGCGGCAAGAGGCCGCCATTGGCGTCCTTCGCTTCAGAGCATCTCAGAAGCTGGGAGCTAA